A region from the Hypomesus transpacificus isolate Combined female unplaced genomic scaffold, fHypTra1 scaffold_62, whole genome shotgun sequence genome encodes:
- the LOC124466052 gene encoding uncharacterized protein LOC124466052 isoform X2, translating to MERGGNTIRQSVDYDDLSLCSVSERDVLVSLCIESIKNPLPDKRLTHVMDYEAQGLLPSSARAVTEPCISNDMHPPMLQDQKRRNRQSHDTRVMKRFQKTLVALEQDLMKTKEEILDTNEYFKEMSRVKSQGKGLMGASLKRLVYKVRGRRLQKIQAQKYMRVNKDFDALIQVVMEDCKDDLNLTGLENWQKEVKRLHMACRACTERIPSPEVCRSPPQVQPSQEEKSSIQRVDLSETEITPVVPRMKDAIESLPLTPPTPEALLPNLQLPRALTPLHRVTVGVVTPTWPESLPAVEYLPLPRLAPITHLSADVKKLLQGGLEGLQQDVMEEKKPGKGEKKKPGKGEKAKTQRHVKPLLVLEASNKRRIL from the exons ATGGAACGTGGTGGGAACACTATCCGTCAGTCCGTAGATTACGATGACCTCTCTCTATGTTCAGTCAGCGAGAGAGATGTTCTGGTCAGTTTGTGCATCGAAAGCATCAAG AATCCACTTCCGGATAAACGCCtg ACTCATGTTATGGATTACGAAGCCCAGGGCCTTCTTCCTTCTTCTGCGAGAGCCGTGACCGAGCCTTGCATCTCTAATGACATGCACCCCCCCATGCTACAAGATCAGAAGAGGCGCAACAGGCAGTCCCATGACACAAGAGTCATGAAAAGGTTCCAAAAAACCCTGGTTGCCCTGGAACAGGACCTTATGAAAACCAAGGAAGAGATCCTGGACACCAACGAGTACTTCAAGGAGATGTCTCGTGTGAAGAGCCAGGGAAAAGGCCTGATGGGTGCGTCTCTGAAAAGACTAGTTTATAAAGTCAGAGGGAGAAGGCTCCAGAAGATTCAGGCGCAGAAGTATATGCGGGTCAACAAAGATTTCGATGCGCTGATCCAAGTGGTGATGGAGGACTGCAAAGATGATCTCAATCTGACGGGCCTAGAGAACTGGCAGAAAGAGGTTAAGAGGCTGCACATGGCCTGCAGGGCCTGTACTGAGAGGATCCCATCACCCGAGGTGTGTCGTTCcccaccacaggtccaaccctCTCAGGAAGAGAAGTCCTCCATCCAGCGCGTT GATCTCTCTGAGACAGAGATCACTCCTGTGGTCCCCCGCATGAAGGATGCCATAGAAtccctccctctgactcctcctactcctgaggccctcctccccaacctGCAGCTTCCCCGGGCTTTGACTCCCCTCCACCGTGTCACTGTTGGAGTTGTGACTCCTACGTGGCCTGAGTCTCTGCCTGCTGTGGAGTATTTACCCCTTCCTCGTCTGGCACCAATTACCCACTTGAGTGCTGATGTAAAGAAGCTGCTCCAAGGAGGACTGGAAGGGCTCCAGCAG gatgtgatggaggagaagaagcctggcaaaggggagaagaagaagcctGGCAAAGGGGAGAAGGCCAAAACCCAGCGGCATGTCAAACCACTGCTTGTGTTGGAAGCCAGCAACAAACGAAGAATACTCTGA
- the LOC124466052 gene encoding uncharacterized protein LOC124466052 isoform X1: MERGGNTIRQSVDYDDLSLCSVSERDVLVSLCIESIKVHYILKIDCVNNMFPSDSQSDEDHDRQQNPLPDKRLTHVMDYEAQGLLPSSARAVTEPCISNDMHPPMLQDQKRRNRQSHDTRVMKRFQKTLVALEQDLMKTKEEILDTNEYFKEMSRVKSQGKGLMGASLKRLVYKVRGRRLQKIQAQKYMRVNKDFDALIQVVMEDCKDDLNLTGLENWQKEVKRLHMACRACTERIPSPEVCRSPPQVQPSQEEKSSIQRVDLSETEITPVVPRMKDAIESLPLTPPTPEALLPNLQLPRALTPLHRVTVGVVTPTWPESLPAVEYLPLPRLAPITHLSADVKKLLQGGLEGLQQDVMEEKKPGKGEKKKPGKGEKAKTQRHVKPLLVLEASNKRRIL; encoded by the exons ATGGAACGTGGTGGGAACACTATCCGTCAGTCCGTAGATTACGATGACCTCTCTCTATGTTCAGTCAGCGAGAGAGATGTTCTGGTCAGTTTGTGCATCGAAAGCATCAAGGTACATTACATTTTGAAGATAGACTGTGTGAACAATATGTTTCCATCTGACTCACAATCTGATGAGGACCATGACCGCCAGCAGAATCCACTTCCGGATAAACGCCtg ACTCATGTTATGGATTACGAAGCCCAGGGCCTTCTTCCTTCTTCTGCGAGAGCCGTGACCGAGCCTTGCATCTCTAATGACATGCACCCCCCCATGCTACAAGATCAGAAGAGGCGCAACAGGCAGTCCCATGACACAAGAGTCATGAAAAGGTTCCAAAAAACCCTGGTTGCCCTGGAACAGGACCTTATGAAAACCAAGGAAGAGATCCTGGACACCAACGAGTACTTCAAGGAGATGTCTCGTGTGAAGAGCCAGGGAAAAGGCCTGATGGGTGCGTCTCTGAAAAGACTAGTTTATAAAGTCAGAGGGAGAAGGCTCCAGAAGATTCAGGCGCAGAAGTATATGCGGGTCAACAAAGATTTCGATGCGCTGATCCAAGTGGTGATGGAGGACTGCAAAGATGATCTCAATCTGACGGGCCTAGAGAACTGGCAGAAAGAGGTTAAGAGGCTGCACATGGCCTGCAGGGCCTGTACTGAGAGGATCCCATCACCCGAGGTGTGTCGTTCcccaccacaggtccaaccctCTCAGGAAGAGAAGTCCTCCATCCAGCGCGTT GATCTCTCTGAGACAGAGATCACTCCTGTGGTCCCCCGCATGAAGGATGCCATAGAAtccctccctctgactcctcctactcctgaggccctcctccccaacctGCAGCTTCCCCGGGCTTTGACTCCCCTCCACCGTGTCACTGTTGGAGTTGTGACTCCTACGTGGCCTGAGTCTCTGCCTGCTGTGGAGTATTTACCCCTTCCTCGTCTGGCACCAATTACCCACTTGAGTGCTGATGTAAAGAAGCTGCTCCAAGGAGGACTGGAAGGGCTCCAGCAG gatgtgatggaggagaagaagcctggcaaaggggagaagaagaagcctGGCAAAGGGGAGAAGGCCAAAACCCAGCGGCATGTCAAACCACTGCTTGTGTTGGAAGCCAGCAACAAACGAAGAATACTCTGA